In Silene latifolia isolate original U9 population chromosome 6, ASM4854445v1, whole genome shotgun sequence, the genomic window GTACAAAGCATCAAGATTAATACAATATGTTTTCCCTCTATGTTCTCTCTATGCATATTACTCTTATTCAAATCTTTATTCATAACACATAATTAAATATGCAAAAATATTTGTTGATGTGGATACTCTACTTGGAGGTTGGGCAAGAATATCTTGAGCCCACATCAAAGATCGGGCTGGGCTGTGCGTGATGGGACCATTGTCCATGTGATCATGTCTGGCTCACTAGCTCCCATATAAGTAAGTAATCTATCTATTCCCCCAGTTTATAGACTATACATttgaggtagtacctcttattgtttattttttgagttttttttttttttgatgacgagggggttgaatcccccagggcccatgcattcccgcaccaccacatggaccatgtaagccacccccttcgggggctgcagtggccaagtgatcatcgccctaGCTGGTAGTCAAACTCGGGatctctcaactcctgcattttttgagttttattttaacgTTTTTGAGTTCtgttttagtataaagtttttgaacacatttactaaaatattacactaaaaaaaatataatattactcaaaaactatatttataaatggtaatatgctcaaaaaaatgtgtatatgctaAAAAACTACAAGGtatgaggtactacctcagatgtaaTCTTTTTTTTCATATTCCCCTCCTcttaaatttattaattacccGTTTACCATAATCATATATAAAACCGAAGTCCCCCTAACCCTAGGATTCTACAGAAGGAACCTAAATTCAAAGCTCAAAATCATGAATCAGGTTATTTTTTATTTCATCCTGTCTTATATTTTTACAAGCCttttgcttttaattttgtttgaTTATGTTTGTTTTATATGCTTGAGCTCAGATTATATCGAATTACGGGGCTTAAAATTATAATACTTAAAGCTCTTATCCATCTTTCATTCTTAATTGGTGTTGATAATGCTACCTATTGTGTACATATTTGCTACAAATACTCACTTTATCCCAATTACTCCGTATTTGTTAATCAATTGTTTTAACTATTTTATTTTAGGGAGTATGTGATTAATAATGGTGAAAATTAAAATTTGTGTACAGGGACAAGGAAAAAGACAACTCTATTTGGTAATGACTGATAAAAAACACTCATATTGCCTATATCGGATTGAGGAACCACAATTTACCCCTGGTGAAGATGAAACAACTATTAAAGATTTAGGAAAGCCTTTGTTGGAGATGGATGAATCCATGTTTCCTACACTCATGGATTTTGCCGCAGTAGATTCGCGTATATATATGGTAGGTGGATTAACATatgataaaagaaaggaaagaacTCGTGTTTCTAAAAAAGTTTTTATTTATGATACTGAGTCTTCTGCCTTGTCCTCGGGACCAAAACTGAATTCTGCCAAACTAAACCCACGGTTGATTACATTGGGCACAAAGATATTTGTTTTGTCTGACACAATTCATGCCTATGATTCTTCATCCTTGGACCGTGAACCTAGGTTTGAGATGCTCGACACTAAGAATCTTAAACGCGGTTGGTCTCCCTTGCCTAGTCCAAAACTTAATACTTTAACAACTATAAAATGGACTATGTTTAGTGATGTGTTTAGTGTTCATGCGCTCACAGCAGTtttttgtggtggtggtggtattaTAGTTTTGAGTATTTGTGATGCCGGTACTTATGTTTTTGATGTGGATAAACAAGTGTGGAATTATGTGACTGATGAACTATTACCTTTTGAGGGGACTGTCATGTCATTACCACATGATCCTTCATGGTGTTGTGCATTTTCTTTGAAATCTCAAAGATTTTCCGCCTTTCGCTTTTGTTATGGTGGAGGTGATGAGAGTAATAGCGGGTTTCACGTTGAAGAAATTCGGATTGATGATACTAACAGTTTTTCCCCACCATTGCTGCCCGATATATGTAATGGTCCCTCAATGACTGTTTCTGGCCATGGTCTGGTGTATTTTGTCAATACTGGTTttgatgatgattttgatgatgaagAATCGACTTGCACCTCAGAAAACCGGTATGTGATAGTTAGTGCACTCCAATTGTCCAATGTCAATCATGGCTTTAGTAACAAAGGACAGTCGTTGAAAAGATGTGGTATGGCAAAGAAGCACATTGCACATAGGGAAGATAAAAAAAATGAGACTACCGAGCTTGAGGTTGGCTTAAATAAAGCTAAATCGTCGAAGAGAGGtaagaagaagaggaaaatggAACATGTagaagaagaggaggagcttATAT contains:
- the LOC141658576 gene encoding uncharacterized protein LOC141658576, giving the protein MNQGQGKRQLYLVMTDKKHSYCLYRIEEPQFTPGEDETTIKDLGKPLLEMDESMFPTLMDFAAVDSRIYMVGGLTYDKRKERTRVSKKVFIYDTESSALSSGPKLNSAKLNPRLITLGTKIFVLSDTIHAYDSSSLDREPRFEMLDTKNLKRGWSPLPSPKLNTLTTIKWTMFSDVFSVHALTAVFCGGGGIIVLSICDAGTYVFDVDKQVWNYVTDELLPFEGTVMSLPHDPSWCCAFSLKSQRFSAFRFCYGGGDESNSGFHVEEIRIDDTNSFSPPLLPDICNGPSMTVSGHGLVYFVNTGFDDDFDDEESTCTSENRYVIVSALQLSNVNHGFSNKGQSLKRCGMAKKHIAHREDKKNETTELEVGLNKAKSSKRGKKKRKMEHVEEEEELILTRIWRNCFFGGLVTNAFAM